In the genome of Astatotilapia calliptera chromosome 18, fAstCal1.2, whole genome shotgun sequence, the window GTTATATTATTGAGAATATTGATCAACTAATTGTGATGGTGATGGTGCTCATCCGTCTTTTATCAGtcactgcattttaacacagtttGCTCACCGTACATTCCAGTTTCTGGTCGCTGAAACCAGTCAGACCTGAGCTCCTGGGAGCCTCCCTCAGGTGAATGGTGGTTTTTAAACTTCGTACCGCTTACAAAACTTCCCCAGCAGAACAATTGGTTTCAGGTTTATTCCTGTAAAGAGTTTGTACATGATagatagttgttgttgttttttaaatatcggACACATAATCGGGAAAACACAAAAGGGAAACatttgtcttctttctttttcattttcccaGCACTAGTTTATTACATCACAGCTTAAAACACTGATTCCAGTATTCAACTAGTTATACATCATTTCCATCCCTTCTTCTTACTGTGTTGAGCCATCAGAGATGCTTCATATTTGCATGTTTTACAGGATTGTCTGCCTGGAGCCTGTCGTCATTGTGCTTAAATAGTAGTTTTGACTTTTCATATAAATGTCAGGATAGGCAGCATCTTCTTTAACTAGTTCAAGCTGCCAAAATTAATCCAGAATTAAATTTTAATCCTCATAAAAGGCTGAAAATAATTGTTCTGAATCCAAAACAGTTAGATGTAGTTTGTTAATTTCCCTCGTTTTGTTATTACCCTAGAGTAGCTTTGGTGTATCTTTTCTCTCTCagttaatatttattataaacaTTCATCATAACAGCATATATGCAATTACTggtcactttgttaggtacaccttgttTATAGCAGGTATGACCCCTGTTGCTGACAGAACTGCGTCATGAAGTCATGTTCATTAATTGTTGACTTGAATCTGCCGTTCCACCTcatcccaaagatgctctattggagtacagtgaactcatcttcatgttcaagaaaccagtttgagatgatttgagatgATTTTGAGATGGAGTGGTAAAGTCTATGTTTTTAGGGGAAatcactgaaaaagaaatcattgtAGCAGAATCTAAAAACAAGACATCCATGATGGGTTAGACATGGTCATCGTAAAAAAGACCTTGGATTGTATAATCAAACCTctatgttatatttttaatctctcATTTTATTCGGCTGTATTTCCTGACCGAATGAAAGTGGTAAAAGTTATCCCACTTTATAAATCGGGAGACAGACATAGTTTTAATAATTATAGACCAGTATCATTGCTATCACAGTTTTCTAAAGTGCTTGAAAAACTCTTTGCACAAAGATTTGATAGTTTCATTGAAAAACATCAACTGTTAAGTGAAAGTCAGTACGGATTTCGACGGAACAGATCAACAGCAATAGCATTAATGAGTACTATTGAAGACATTTCATCAGCAACACATCATAATAAATATACTATTCATTGATTTAAGAAAAGCTTTTGACACTCTGCAACACTCCATCTTGATTTCTAAGTTAAGAACTTATGGTGTGAGAGGAATAGTATTGAACTGGTTAAGCAGCTATTTACATAATAGGTTTCAGTATGTGCAGTGTTTAGGCAATTCATCTGATAGAATGAAAATAGAATGTGGGGTCCCTCAAGGTTCTGTTTTAGGACcaaaactttttaatttatatataaatgacatttGTGATGTGtcaaaaatgttgaattttgttttgtttgcagacGATACAAATTTTTATTGTTCCGGAGAGAACTTGAAAGAATTGGCTAAAATTATGGttattgaaatgaaaaaaatgaaaaaatggtttgatgtaaatGAGTTATCACTGAATTTGGAACAAACAAAGTTTATGATATTGGGAAACCGTGTAAAGGAGGAAGAGATAGTATTATCTATAGAGGGAGTATTAATTGAAAGAGTGACAGAATTCCGTTTTCTGGGTGTAATAGTGGATGACAAGTTAACATGGAAATCACATattgaacatgttaaaaaaaagttggctAAAAGTATTTATATCCTGGGTAATGTTAGATATATATTAGATTACAAGACAATgacaatattatatttttcattgtttctacCCTATCTGAGCTATTGTGTTGAAGTATGGGGGAATACATACGTGACTAATATGAAACCATTATATTTATTACAGAAGAGAGCGATTCGAATTATGCATATtgttaaatatagagaacaCACTAATAATTTGTTTATAAAATCGAAATTGTTAAAACTAGAAGACAAAGTGAAATTACAGACTTTAACTATTATGTTtagggcaaaaaataaaacactacctcttaagttacaaagtttatttgtattgtgTTCAGAAAATGGGGACGGCAGaaggaagttttattttaagcacCTGTTTGCTCGAACCACACAAAGGCAAATGTGTCCAACAGTCATCGGCATAAGAAACTGGAATTCTCTCAGTGATCATCTTAAGTGTTGTATAAATGTTTCTCAATTTAAAATCTGCtataagaataaaatgataaacCAATATGAAGAAGTTGAAaagaattgaatttaattgcAGAAAAATGATCCTTTTAGTTTGATATTTAGTGGTATTGCTCATTGTTGAGTATATTgttctgtttgctttgttttgttatgtgcAGAAAATTGTCATAGTGTAATTTTGGTTGCCTACTTGTATTACCACAGATAGGGGGCAGGTATCAATAAGAATtgattcttcttcctgctccttttcatgcATGGAAACAGTGTTACTTTAATTGAAAGGAAGGTTGTGTATGGGAATGCATTACTGctgtgtgaaacaaaaacagacttttccccccattccatgcaaggccacctgggttggctggaagactgtttacttagcctagcagggcgaaggacactgtctcagctgaactctggacacacacacacacacacacacacacacacacacacacacacacacacacacacacacatacacgtgttggatatgcacacactgatcCCCCCTCcgtttccaaacgccttcgatgcttgtgccctaccggggcAGATGGCAGTCGACTGGACCagcgcagacatgctgcaggaccggatgcgctgtctacaccggctctctcttaccctttacccgcccctgttgcttgtcttgtgtttctatggtgtattgatagccatgtgctttttgtgctgaggtgttttttctgttatcaaactgttctcccactaggagctcagtctgagtggagttttttttctcctcctcttacctcatgttatatatttttgttgtttttttcctatcagcctacctttctgacatgtctccccaatgtgatgtttgtgtaaagttggtcagaaggtttcTCTGTAAGTgtgcatgcgccattagcgtgctgcctgctgtaaccctaatttccttcgggattaatgaagtattctgattctgatttaccCATTAAGATTTTAAATGAACGATAAACAAAGGCCAAGAAAACTGAGTTAAACTCCTGAGTCTACTATATATTTGCACCATGAAGAAATGAATTCTTTGCACCAgtaataaataatcaaatatatcaaattatcatcaatatttaaataaatgaaccattgcaccaaacaaaacaacaattcaACAGACAGTTCTATAAAACTGTGGATGATTCAAAGTGCTGCTATAACTGCACAACAAAACTGCAGTGAGAAAAGCTTTGGATGTTCAGTTTAGTTATAATGACAGTTAAACAACTAAAATACTCGATTAAGTAGGTgagaaaaagttacatttactGGATCAGTTTAAGaccaaaatacatttgaatGAATTACTGACATGGACACTTTGTGAAAAATTACTAAACAGTTCAGGCAAAATTTTACTAAAACCTTGAATTAAACTTGaaagttttcatttaaattccacTGTGACTGTGTACACAGGAAAGACTACaaaataatgtgtttgtttgttttgtaaacaCTGTGGACTGATCTGCATTTGTTGTtgctaaatttaaatatttgttactATTTAATGATCATAATCTCATTTGAACATAGGTTTGATTTAGTGGAGTCAGTTGTTCCCATGCATCATTCTGTAAGTGTGAGAATGAACTAAGAttagaaaatgtcaaaatataaagtttgatttatttttattcatcacaGCATCCTAAACTTTGCTGAactttttgaaatataaaatgaactCGCTGAGTGTTGATGTCACATTTCAAACATCCAAGTAAAGATAAACTATTAAACTTTAACTGTGTCAGACTTGTTACTGCATGATGTAATCACACATACCACACCCTGCATCATGTGATTGGCTCTTGGTCGCTCTGTAAGAATATATCTCCCTTCACAGATGTGTCTGTATCAGGATGGGTCTAAAGGTGAACAAGAGCAGAGATCTGTTTCCCTTCAGAGCACAGAGGTTGTTTCTGTTCAGAGGAAGTGAAACTGTCTGACAGTCACTGAGAGACGGTGAAATGGCACAgcacatgaatcaaatggaTCAAACAAAATTCTGCTGTTCAGtctgtttggatctactgaaggatccggtgactcttccctgtggacacagctactgcatgaactgtattaaaagcttctgggatgaagaggaagagaagaaaatctacagctgccctcagtgccGGAGGACTTTCACAGCGAGGCCTGTCCTGGTGAAAAACACCATGTTAGCAGATTtagtggaggagctgaagaagactggactccaagctgctcctgctgatcactgctatgctggacctgaagatgtggcctgtgatgtctgcactggaagaaaaatgaaagcctTCAAGTCCTGTTTAGTCTGTCTGGCAtcttactgtgagaaacacctTCAGCCTCATTATGATTCACCTACATTcaagaaacacaagctggtggagccctccaagaagctccaggagaacatctgctctcgtcatgatgaggtgatgaagatgttctgccgtactgatcagcagagtatctgttatctctgctctgtggatgaacataaaggccacgacacagtctcagctgcagcagaaaggactgagaggcagagagagctggaggtgagtcgacaaaacatccagcagagaatccaggacagagagaaagatgtgaagctgcttcaacaggaggtggaggccatcaatcagtctgctgatcaaacagtggagcacagtgagaagagcttcactgagctgatccatCTCATCCCgaaaagaagctctgatgtgaagcagcagatcagatcccagcaggaaactgaagtgagtcgagtcaaagagcttcaggagaagctggagcaggagatcactgagctgaagaggaaagatgctgagctgaagcagctctcacacacagaggatcacatccagtttctacacaactacccctcactgtcagcactcagtgagtctacagactcatccagcatcaatatccgtcctctgagctactttgaggatgtgacagcagctgtgtcagaggtcagagataaactacaggacattctgagagaggaacggacaaacatctcactgacagtcactgaagtggatgttTTAGTGCCAGATCCACCAgcagagccaaagaccagagctgaaTTCTTAAAATATTCGCGTAACatcacactggatccaaacacagcaaacaaactGCTGTTATTATCAGAGGGGAACAGAAAAGCAACAGCAGTGATTCAACAACAGTCTtattctgatcatccagacagattcactTGGTGGTTTCAGGTTCTGAGTAGAGAGAGTCTGACTggacgttgttactgggaggtggagtggagagggGAAGGAGTTTGTGTAGCAGTCGCATACAAGAATATCAGCAGAAAAGGAGGTTATGAATGTGTTTTTGGATGTAATGACAAATCTTGGGTATTAAATTGTAACAACAACAGTTTTACATGTTGGTACAACAACATCAAAACTCGTGTCTCAGGTCCTCGTTcctccagagtaggagtgtacctggatcacagagcaggtattttgtccttctacagcgtctctgaaaccatgactctcctccacagagtccagaccacattcactcagccgctctatgctggaCTGTTGGTTTACTATAATTATGGAGACACAGCTGAGTTGATTAAGCTCAAATAGACTGAAGTCTTTCATATTGTGGGTCTAAATCtgtgttttagtttcattttattttctctccatcatttctgcacagagatcagctgtcagtcaaacatTATGGGTGGTACCTCCACATCTTCTAGTTGTTCTCTTGATGTTTCTGAGTTTTTAAAGGAGATCTTTCCTGTGACTGTTTATGGAGGCTATCGCTGCTCATCATCATTTTGATTTACTAAAATATTTCTCCACATGAAAATGTAAACTTCTCTATCCTCTaaatgtttctggaatatttgtCTTGAAAAATGTCGACATTTCTCTTTATGAGTATGGCagaccatgtgtgtgtgtttgtgtttgtttttgtcaaaatcatcaaacaaacgaggaaaaactgtgattttaatgaatgaattcatatattgtgttgatgttttattgtgtgaaTAAACTGGAAGGTTTGACTATAAATCAAACTTTGAACAAagtcttttcttctgtcttcattCCAGGATCTCACTCAAATCTGATGCAGAAAATATGAAACTAATCTGAGAGAATAACTGAAGCAGTTTTCCTCCTGAAGCATCACAAAGTTTAGAGTTCATGTTTGGAGCAGAAGATTCAGCAGTCGCTCTGTGACCTTTCAACTTTCTTCACTAAAACAGCTTCATTACAGAGAAACAAGTCACATTTTCTTGATGTTCTTAAGTCCTTTCAAATGTTTTAATGGTCCTTGAATGCAGCATCAGTGTCGCAGGTTTAAAAGGTCACTTTCTGTTGTGTTCAAAGATTTCCTTCAGATATGGTCTTTAATCAGTAAAGCCAGTGATACAGCAGTGTCATTAGCTGTGTTATTGGCACCAGgctgtgtttatgtatgtatttaattcTGTCTGAGGATGTCTTCAGCATGAAATGATCATTTGCTCAGCTGCTGTGTCTCATCTCTTATCAGATATTGGTTGGAACAGAGTTTTGTTGCTGACCATCTGACAAGAGGGTGAAGAAAAGCTTCAGGCTTCATTTGGACACTACGTTGGACAGAAGTCTCCACAAAAATGACTCAGAAACACAAATATTATTAATGAAAGTCCAAATGTCAAAAAGGGGTCATACATGATCCTGAGAAATGTCCTTGAACATTTGAACATGAGTCAGAGGGTTGTCAGGTTTCTACACTGCATCGTGGCATCAAGCCTGAGATGTCTGTGGAAACAAGTATGGaggacacaaatgcacagacgcAGTCGAGCTGTTTACTGCTGATGAGGAAGGAAAATAGTCTGTTGGATATTAAAGCAGCATTTATTAGAGTAAGAACAGATACTTGTGTCCTTCATTTGATCCCCGTCAATTTACAGAAGACTTAAGGACCCTTTGACTTCTAACATACAGCTGCATGTTtacaattttattatttattgatttatttctaGCAAAGCGAGACTTTACTGATTAAAGACATATAATCAGACATATTACTGTTACTCTCTGAAAAAGACTCACATAAAGCAGATTTATCACAAGCAAACATCAAGACACATCCTTCATGGCTTAAAGTTGCAGTGGGACTCTTTCGCCATCTGGTGGTTGTAACAGTTATGACAACTGTTCCTGCATATATGTCCCTCCTCAGTGtgaagaagactggactccaagctgctcctgctgatcACTGCGTGTTCCTCCTGTGTCTAAAATCTATTTCCATTATGAATCAGGAAACTGTTTGCACCAATCATAAAGCCAATAAAATACGTCACACACTAAGAAATAACAAAAAGGAATTGTGCATTTCAAGGAGATTTTTCCCTCGTTTTTTGAAATCATAAGAATACAAACTAATGCAAGactgtcatgttttcataaGTTTGTAGAGACACTGTTCTGTTGTATTCTAGGACATCAGTCACTTTTTAAATGCATGCtactcctcctcatcatcatcatcagcagcagcacccaTGACCTCCTtttagtctttgttttgttatttttcagagTTCAGGAGACGTTCTTATGGGATTTCCACAGTGTACAAGTACTGTTTAGAGCCTTTACCTAAAAGAAAAGAGTAAAGTACAAAGTAGATTTACTCACTGCAGGAAAATAATGCCTCAATCTGATATATTGTCTTATATGACAAACTGAAAGTGATGCATCAAAGTGTAAGCAGCATTTTCCTGTTACAGCTGGTCTAGATGGAACTGATCTGATCTCCTTTATGTGCAGGTAGATATCCAGTGGGTTTGCTAAGGGTCACAGATGAGGGGCTGTGTGAGATGTTTAATGGGAAAGGAAATAAAACCATTGTTCCAGACCTGCAGCTAAGATACTCGAGTATCTTCAAATATGAAGCTGAGTATTACTTCCATACTTTCCTCCACTGCTGATGACCTTGTTACCTGCTGCTCCCTGTTAATGATCAGCCTCAGTTCTGATAGTAAACTGTTTGCTCTCGTTCTGTCAGGTTGTTGCTCAGTGAcgtcttgttttcattttccttcttcttcaaATGTGTCTTCCTTTAactctttgcttttgtttctgcTTCAAACACCAAATGATACACGTGCTGCACCTCTGATGGTTTGTCAGAGAGCAGAACAATTTACATTACAGAGAATATTTTACAGTTGAACATAAACTTTCACTTTTTTCCTCTAAAGTGTGCTCACTGGTTTTTCCAGCTGCTGTGAGATGTTTCTGCCTGGCTGTAAAGATGGAAATAAACACAGATGGAAACACTGAGTCAGAGTGTTGCTGCTGGTTAGTCAGTATATTAACAGAACATGGTTCATAAAACTGCTCCTACAACTGTTTTTGAATCAGTTTTAAAGACACtttattgttctgtttttgtcttttggcatTTCTgtgctaatttcttgttttaatgGTGCTCtaatttaaactgatttttcctattttaatacctaaataaataatcatttattttttgttcatttgtctaaattctgggaaaagaaagaagtttgtatttgtttaagATACAATGAAATCATATTTTGACATATTGGAAGATGACATGGAGCTGAAAAAATACTACAGGTATAAATGGAAACTACagtttatttctgttatttcctGTGATAGTGTTTGTACACTCGCTCATGATAACTGTTCAttcagctgctgtttctgtCTGCTGGACATCTTTAGCTTTCAGTAAGGATGCATTCATAGATCAGCACATCTTTTTGAACCACATTTCTTATGAGACTCAGAGTTTACATTTTGGAAATGTGGTGAGACCTGGGGTAGAAAGAGACTGAAGCTTCAACCTCggcagttttgtgtgtgtctgaagcAGAAAGATAAGAACTGTGTGGCCAACTCATCACACACATAATCCTGAATCAGAAAAACAGCATCAAGTGTTGTAATTGTTAAACACAGAAGTGTGATTTATATGTGGTTTTACTGATGGTTAACACAGTCGCACAAACACCTGAAACTgatcaaaatataaaacaacatattaaacataaatatgtgcCAGTTACCAGAACTTATATGTGGTTTCACTGAGGTTTAATTATGCTCAGTTTATCAATACTCACTCATACAaaagtttgttgtgttttattgattatttgGCTTTAGGTTTTCCAGttttccagctgctgctgtttaatgTTTGCCTGGGAAAATAAATTTCAGTTAGTGTGGGAAGTTTGGTTAAGCTGGTGGAAAACAATACTGTTACACTGACCTTTTGGATAAGATTGTCTTACCTGTGGTTTCTCTGATGTGCACGACAAAACAGTCTCCAGGCAGCTCGAGTGCCCATTTAAAGGTTCCTGGTGGTACCAAGTGATTGAAGAGAGGATTGAAAAGCCATATTAGTTTATTGTAGATTGTAGTCAGTTGGCCAAGCTTGTaatgaaaaacggttcattactcgaagctttcaTCACAGTCCTctttggtgacatctggtggacaaatatatgaagagcagcttgagtCTGCAGCTTATAATGAACTGCTTCATTATGATTGCCCACTCTGCAGAGCTGAAAGCTTGTGTTTGATGTCATGTGACAGTTCTGTGTGATATCGGGCTGATATGTTGCTTTGAACGTGAATTTTTGGGGGGTGAAAAAATTATGTTATCATCAATCAATCATGTGGTCAGAAGAATCTGTGCTTACCTTGCAGgaatgttttaaatttacagaTTGGGAAGTTTTTATTCAGTCTTGATGCTTTGGTGGATGTTAGCTCATATGCAGTTTTTGTAAAGACATGATTATACCCCTTAAGCGTGCTAAAGTGTACCCTAACAATAAGCCATGGGTCACCAAATGCATCAAATCCTGTTCAAGGAAAAAGAGA includes:
- the LOC113010481 gene encoding tripartite motif-containing protein 16-like, producing MAQHMNQMDQTKFCCSVCLDLLKDPVTLPCGHSYCMNCIKSFWDEEEEKKIYSCPQCRRTFTARPVLVKNTMLADLVEELKKTGLQAAPADHCYAGPEDVACDVCTGRKMKAFKSCLVCLASYCEKHLQPHYDSPTFKKHKLVEPSKKLQENICSRHDEVMKMFCRTDQQSICYLCSVDEHKGHDTVSAAAERTERQRELEVSRQNIQQRIQDREKDVKLLQQEVEAINQSADQTVEHSEKSFTELIHLIPKRSSDVKQQIRSQQETEVSRVKELQEKLEQEITELKRKDAELKQLSHTEDHIQFLHNYPSLSALSESTDSSSINIRPLSYFEDVTAAVSEVRDKLQDILREERTNISLTVTEVDVLVPDPPAEPKTRAEFLKYSRNITLDPNTANKLLLLSEGNRKATAVIQQQSYSDHPDRFTWWFQVLSRESLTGRCYWEVEWRGEGVCVAVAYKNISRKGESRPHSLSRSMLDCWFTIIMETQLS